One window from the genome of Candidatus Neomarinimicrobiota bacterium encodes:
- a CDS encoding phospho-N-acetylmuramoyl-pentapeptide-transferase — protein sequence MLYHLLYPLREVFSPFNIFQYITFRSASAAIMALLISFILGPAIIQKLRQYQIGEEIREHGPESHHKKKGTPTMGGIIILSAVILPTTLLADLTNPFIQIILISTIWMGFIGFIDDYLKAVKKTKKGLVARYKLAGQVLLGIIVTFWIYNTPAWDNFRTVTSLPFFKDSVIDFGLLYPAMIILVVTGTSNAVNLTDGLDGLAAGLLAISFTVFAAIAYMSGRVDFSDYLNIIYLPGAGELTIFTAACVGACLGYLWFNAAPAEVFMGDVGSLSMGAALGTLAILLKKEFLLIIIGGVFVAEAVSVILQVGYFRYTKKKYGEPRKLFLMAPFHHHFELKGWPESRVVIRFWIVGVLLALLTIATFKIR from the coding sequence ATGCTTTACCATCTCCTATATCCGCTCCGTGAAGTTTTCTCCCCATTTAATATTTTTCAGTACATCACATTTCGCAGCGCTAGTGCAGCAATTATGGCATTGCTCATCAGTTTCATCCTCGGACCGGCCATAATTCAAAAACTTCGCCAATATCAAATTGGTGAAGAAATTCGAGAACATGGCCCGGAGAGCCATCACAAGAAAAAAGGCACTCCAACGATGGGGGGGATAATTATCCTCAGCGCAGTTATCCTGCCCACCACCCTCTTGGCAGATTTGACCAACCCCTTTATTCAAATTATCTTGATCTCTACCATTTGGATGGGTTTCATCGGTTTTATTGACGATTACCTCAAAGCAGTTAAAAAAACAAAAAAAGGATTGGTGGCTCGTTATAAATTAGCTGGACAAGTTCTATTGGGTATAATTGTCACATTCTGGATATATAATACACCGGCCTGGGACAATTTCAGAACAGTAACGTCACTCCCCTTCTTTAAAGATTCGGTAATCGATTTTGGTTTGTTATATCCCGCCATGATTATTTTAGTCGTTACAGGAACATCCAATGCGGTAAATCTCACCGATGGGCTGGATGGATTGGCGGCGGGACTTTTGGCAATATCATTCACTGTATTTGCAGCAATTGCCTATATGAGCGGCCGTGTGGATTTTTCGGATTATTTAAATATTATTTATCTCCCCGGCGCAGGAGAATTAACCATATTTACAGCGGCTTGCGTGGGTGCCTGTTTGGGCTATTTATGGTTTAATGCTGCCCCGGCAGAAGTATTTATGGGTGATGTGGGGTCTTTATCAATGGGAGCCGCGCTGGGTACTTTGGCTATTTTACTGAAAAAAGAATTTTTACTGATTATCATCGGAGGCGTTTTCGTGGCAGAAGCGGTATCGGTCATTCTTCAAGTTGGATATTTCCGATATACCAAAAAGAAATATGGTGAACCTCGGAAATTATTTCTCATGGCGCCATTCCATCATCATTTTGAACTCAAAGGCTGGCCAGAATCTCGTGTCGTCATCCGCTTTTGGATCGTTGGGGTTTTATTGGCACTATTAACAATAGCAACATTTAAGATTCGTTAA
- the murD gene encoding UDP-N-acetylmuramoyl-L-alanine--D-glutamate ligase, with protein MNISNRKNINIEESKITVIGFGRSGEGAALLGHYLGANMFISDGGSTDTMVESGKKLEAFGIQIETGGHTEKIYNTDLWVVSPGIAQDAEIVLNAKAKSIPIVSEIEFASWFTDAPIISLTGSNGKTTSVHLLNKMCQTESLSPALSGNVGTAFSEIVLADLKDKPVNRIHVLEISSFQMEHIVHFKPLISVFLNITPDHLDRYANMDDYIQAKLSMIKNQNGTDHIIYNFDDPILKTKFDGALPQTHGFSILGNGETVFTMNATKIYDEKHATLIQLDQLALPGQHNLANALAAATAAKFMDVPNLRIAQVMSSFMGVEHRLERVLDINGVTYYNDSKATNVDAVKVALDSFDSSIHLILGGKDKGGEFSQLLPHAQNKVKEIVAYGQAGEKISTALRDAVKLEQVSSLRDAVEICHQRAVPGDIILLSPGCASFDQFTNFEERGDVFKSLVKDLV; from the coding sequence ATGAATATCTCGAACAGAAAAAATATTAATATTGAAGAGTCAAAAATCACTGTGATAGGATTTGGCCGCAGTGGTGAAGGGGCCGCCCTTCTAGGCCATTACCTCGGGGCTAATATGTTTATCAGTGATGGAGGGTCAACTGACACAATGGTTGAATCCGGAAAAAAGCTCGAAGCATTCGGTATACAAATTGAAACCGGTGGACATACAGAAAAAATTTATAATACAGATCTTTGGGTGGTTTCCCCGGGGATTGCTCAAGATGCTGAAATCGTACTCAATGCAAAAGCTAAAAGTATTCCTATTGTGAGCGAAATCGAATTCGCTTCATGGTTCACCGATGCCCCTATCATCAGCCTCACTGGTTCCAATGGGAAAACGACTTCTGTCCATTTGTTGAACAAAATGTGCCAAACAGAAAGCCTATCCCCTGCCCTTTCAGGGAATGTGGGTACTGCATTTTCAGAAATCGTTTTGGCAGATCTGAAAGATAAACCAGTGAATCGCATTCATGTGCTAGAAATATCCAGCTTTCAAATGGAGCATATCGTCCATTTCAAACCATTAATTTCTGTATTTCTTAATATTACTCCAGACCATTTGGATCGTTATGCCAATATGGATGATTACATCCAAGCCAAACTGAGCATGATCAAAAATCAAAATGGGACAGATCATATTATTTACAATTTTGATGATCCAATTTTAAAAACAAAATTTGACGGCGCTTTACCCCAAACCCATGGATTCAGTATCCTTGGGAATGGAGAAACTGTTTTTACCATGAACGCCACAAAAATCTACGATGAAAAGCACGCCACGCTAATTCAACTAGATCAACTCGCTCTTCCCGGACAACATAACCTGGCGAATGCCCTTGCCGCTGCAACTGCAGCGAAGTTCATGGACGTTCCCAATTTACGGATTGCCCAAGTCATGTCTTCCTTTATGGGAGTAGAACACAGACTCGAAAGAGTTTTGGATATCAATGGGGTAACCTATTACAACGACTCTAAAGCCACGAATGTGGATGCAGTCAAGGTTGCCTTGGATAGTTTCGACTCCTCCATCCACCTCATCCTAGGTGGAAAAGACAAAGGTGGGGAATTCTCTCAACTCCTTCCACATGCCCAAAACAAAGTGAAGGAAATTGTCGCCTACGGTCAGGCGGGTGAAAAAATCTCAACGGCACTCAGGGATGCGGTAAAGCTGGAACAGGTTTCCAGTTTAAGAGATGCCGTTGAGATTTGTCATCAGCGCGCAGTCCCCGGAGATATCATATTGCTTTCTCCGGGATGCGCCAGTTTTGATCAATTCACCAATTTTGAAGAGCGGGGAGACGTATTCAAATCCTTAGTGAAAGACTTGGTTTAA